From the Acidimicrobiia bacterium genome, one window contains:
- a CDS encoding dihydroorotate dehydrogenase — MIDLTTTLGPLELRTPLIGAAGTVGSVVDFSGVADLSMYGAAVAKSVSEDPWPGRPAPRLAPSGSGMLNSIGIQNPGIAAWVEEFGPQLSSLGAPVWGSAVGKNPAEFARVAGKLEQAGVQAIEVNLSCPNLEGHGMFALEATATHDVVSKVRQAVDIPIGAKLSPNSEDISAIGRAAVEAGADWLVLTNTVWGAGIDVRTRRPLLTGLIGGYSGPPLKPIAIRCVLETREALPETPIVGCGGVTVGEDVIEFLLAGASAVCVGTAHFDHPRAASRIIREIESFMAEQGSKSIRDYIGRVELW, encoded by the coding sequence ATGATCGATCTGACGACGACCCTTGGACCGTTGGAACTCCGCACACCGTTGATCGGAGCGGCCGGCACCGTCGGCTCGGTTGTCGACTTCAGCGGTGTCGCCGACCTCTCGATGTATGGAGCCGCAGTGGCCAAATCGGTGAGCGAGGACCCGTGGCCGGGCCGGCCCGCTCCTCGACTGGCTCCATCCGGGTCCGGCATGCTCAACAGCATCGGAATCCAGAATCCCGGGATCGCGGCATGGGTCGAGGAGTTCGGGCCGCAACTGAGCAGTCTGGGAGCACCGGTGTGGGGCTCGGCGGTCGGCAAGAACCCGGCGGAATTCGCCCGCGTGGCCGGCAAGCTCGAACAAGCAGGAGTCCAGGCGATCGAGGTCAACCTCTCCTGCCCGAATCTCGAGGGTCACGGTATGTTCGCACTGGAGGCCACAGCCACCCATGACGTCGTTTCGAAGGTGCGGCAGGCGGTCGATATCCCGATCGGGGCAAAACTGTCCCCGAATTCTGAGGACATCTCGGCCATCGGTCGTGCGGCGGTCGAGGCCGGGGCGGATTGGCTGGTGCTAACCAACACGGTGTGGGGTGCCGGCATCGACGTTAGAACGCGCCGGCCTCTCTTGACGGGGCTGATCGGCGGATACTCGGGACCACCTCTCAAGCCGATTGCGATCCGGTGTGTGCTCGAGACGCGGGAGGCGCTGCCCGAGACTCCGATCGTGGGCTGCGGTGGCGTGACCGTCGGTGAGGATGTGATCGAGTTCCTGCTGGCCGGCGCCTCCGCAGTATGTGTGGGCACGGCCCATTTCGATCATCCGCGAGCTGCTTCGAGAATCATCCGCGAAATAGAGTCGTTCATGGCCGAGCAGGGTTCGAAGTCGATTCGCGACTACATCGGAAGGGTTGAATTGTGGTGA
- the pyrF gene encoding orotidine-5'-phosphate decarboxylase, producing the protein MVNYLADPPIVVALDVANAEEAIRLAKKVSPAVGGFKIGLELLMGPGPGLVGILDQLGKPVFVDAKLHDIPHTVGRAARQLGMAGARWVTVHAGGGPAMLEAAVEGLEAGARGRQAGILAITVLTSLNDAILAHSGVPVTAGKLTSRRARLAADAGAEGVVCSVKELGVIDAVAPALAKVTPGIRPPGEDAGDQQRIATPDEAIRRGSSLLVIGRPITRAADPRAAAEAIAAGLHGGPAQGT; encoded by the coding sequence GTGGTGAACTACCTTGCTGATCCCCCGATCGTCGTCGCTCTCGATGTGGCTAATGCCGAGGAGGCAATCCGACTGGCCAAGAAGGTTTCGCCGGCAGTCGGGGGTTTCAAAATAGGCCTGGAGCTGCTCATGGGCCCGGGACCGGGTCTCGTCGGGATTCTCGACCAACTGGGAAAGCCGGTGTTCGTCGATGCCAAACTCCACGACATTCCGCACACCGTCGGCCGCGCCGCGCGACAGCTGGGCATGGCCGGAGCACGATGGGTCACGGTTCATGCCGGCGGAGGTCCGGCCATGCTCGAGGCGGCGGTCGAAGGTCTGGAGGCCGGAGCCAGAGGTCGGCAGGCCGGGATCCTGGCCATCACCGTTCTCACCAGTCTCAACGATGCGATCCTTGCTCACTCGGGCGTGCCGGTCACTGCGGGGAAACTCACATCGAGACGAGCCAGGCTGGCCGCCGACGCCGGCGCGGAAGGTGTCGTCTGCTCGGTGAAGGAACTCGGCGTTATCGACGCGGTCGCTCCCGCTCTGGCCAAGGTCACGCCGGGAATCCGACCACCTGGTGAGGATGCCGGCGACCAGCAGAGAATCGCCACGCCGGACGAGGCCATAAGGCGCGGGTCGAGCCTGCTGGTCATCGGCCGACCGATCACCCGCGCCGCGGATCCCCGTGCAGCCGCAGAGGCGATCGCGGCCGGACTGCACGGTGGGCCGGCACAGGGCACTTGA
- the mihF gene encoding integration host factor, actinobacterial type, whose protein sequence is MAPPELSDDQRKAALERAAHARRIRAEVKQLLKMGTITFPELLERAAEDDLVAGIKVSAILESIPGNGKVKSKRIMEQHGIAPNRRIRGLGARQREALLELFG, encoded by the coding sequence ATGGCACCACCGGAACTCTCCGACGACCAGCGGAAGGCAGCACTCGAACGAGCCGCGCACGCACGGCGGATCCGGGCCGAAGTCAAGCAGTTGCTGAAGATGGGCACGATCACGTTCCCGGAGTTGCTCGAAAGGGCGGCAGAAGATGATCTCGTCGCCGGGATCAAGGTCTCCGCCATCCTCGAGTCGATTCCCGGCAACGGAAAGGTCAAGTCGAAACGGATCATGGAGCAGCATGGAATTGCCCCAAACCGCCGCATCCGAGGCCTCGGAGCGCGCCAGCGGGAGGCCCTCCTCGAACTCTTCGGCTGA
- the gmk gene encoding guanylate kinase: MISGPSGVGKSTVIERLRERLPFHFSVSVTTRRPRKGERNGVDYYFVSRVEFDRLLEKGELLESAEYSGRSYGTPRGPVIARLERGEHVLLDIENRGAMQVKRNYPDAITIFLAPPSRQELERRLRSRRDTDEADIQARLEVAGWQEEMARVEFDHLVVNDEVGRVVDEIVRIIDNPSH, translated from the coding sequence GTGATATCCGGTCCCTCCGGGGTCGGGAAGAGCACTGTGATCGAGCGGCTGCGGGAGCGTCTTCCGTTTCATTTCAGCGTATCCGTCACGACCAGGCGACCTCGCAAGGGTGAGCGAAACGGCGTCGACTACTACTTTGTGAGCCGTGTCGAGTTCGACCGCCTCCTCGAGAAGGGCGAGCTGCTCGAATCCGCCGAGTACTCGGGTCGATCGTACGGAACGCCGCGCGGACCGGTGATCGCCAGACTCGAGAGAGGTGAGCATGTCCTGCTCGACATCGAGAACCGGGGCGCCATGCAGGTGAAGCGAAACTACCCGGATGCCATCACCATCTTCCTGGCCCCTCCTTCCCGTCAGGAGCTGGAGCGGCGCTTGCGATCGCGCCGCGACACCGACGAGGCGGACATCCAGGCCAGGCTGGAAGTAGCAGGATGGCAAGAGGAAATGGCCCGAGTCGAGTTCGACCATCTGGTCGTGAACGACGAGGTTGGTCGGGTAGTCGATGAAATCGTGCGTATAATCGATAATCCCTCCCACTGA
- the rpoZ gene encoding DNA-directed RNA polymerase subunit omega encodes MSTPPMEAALEETGGRFSLVVLAARRARQINAYFNELGEGIGHYVPPQVHSLSRKPLTIAFEEIAEHKVTAATLDDAE; translated from the coding sequence ATGAGTACACCTCCCATGGAAGCTGCCCTCGAAGAAACGGGTGGTCGATTCAGCCTCGTCGTGCTTGCAGCCCGCCGGGCACGCCAGATCAACGCATACTTCAACGAACTCGGAGAAGGCATCGGCCACTATGTGCCTCCACAGGTGCATTCACTGAGCCGCAAGCCGCTGACCATCGCCTTCGAAGAGATCGCGGAGCACAAGGTCACTGCTGCAACGCTCGATGACGCCGAGTAG
- the coaBC gene encoding bifunctional phosphopantothenoylcysteine decarboxylase/phosphopantothenate--cysteine ligase CoaBC, which produces MLRDRRILLAVTGGVAAYKAVYLARRLLERGAEIEVIMTESARRFVGEQTFAAVSGRPVSTDLFGSNRVSPHTELARWAEVIVVAPATAATMARLAAGLSEDLVTATLLASEAPVLLAPAMHTEMWEHPATQRNVERLKADGHHLIGPAEGSLAGGDEGPGRMIEPDEIVQALEAMLTGPMRGWRVLVSAGGTREPIDPVRYIGNRSSGKMGYAIASAAAARGAEVLLVTSSTLPPPPGVEPFPVETAEEMATQVWNLAPGVDVAVLTAAVADFRPVEEARSKLRRADGMPELALESTPDILAGVAALDERPFLVGFAAEAGSLDGAKRKAMEKGVDLLVANDVSEAGSGFGTDTNRVTIFRPDGAADEWPLLAKRQVAERLWDLIARIRQS; this is translated from the coding sequence GTGCTGAGGGATCGCCGGATCCTTCTCGCCGTCACCGGCGGCGTCGCAGCCTACAAGGCCGTCTATCTCGCTCGCCGCTTGCTCGAGCGCGGTGCCGAGATCGAAGTCATCATGACCGAGAGCGCCCGTCGCTTCGTGGGGGAACAGACATTCGCGGCCGTATCGGGCCGTCCGGTGTCGACCGACCTGTTCGGGTCGAATCGAGTGAGCCCGCACACCGAACTGGCCAGATGGGCGGAAGTGATCGTGGTTGCGCCCGCCACAGCCGCCACCATGGCGAGGTTGGCCGCCGGTCTGAGCGAGGACCTCGTCACGGCGACGCTGCTCGCATCCGAAGCGCCCGTGTTGCTGGCCCCTGCGATGCACACGGAGATGTGGGAGCATCCGGCCACGCAGAGGAATGTCGAGCGCCTCAAGGCCGACGGCCATCACTTGATCGGTCCGGCCGAGGGCTCACTGGCCGGTGGCGACGAAGGACCCGGACGCATGATCGAACCGGACGAGATCGTCCAAGCGCTCGAGGCGATGTTGACCGGCCCAATGAGAGGCTGGCGGGTACTGGTGTCGGCGGGGGGCACTCGCGAACCTATAGATCCGGTTCGATACATCGGGAATCGATCGTCGGGCAAGATGGGCTACGCAATCGCCTCCGCGGCTGCCGCCCGAGGAGCCGAAGTGCTCCTCGTTACATCTTCCACGCTGCCTCCACCGCCGGGCGTCGAGCCGTTTCCTGTTGAAACTGCAGAGGAGATGGCCACACAGGTTTGGAACCTGGCTCCGGGCGTGGATGTCGCCGTTCTCACGGCCGCGGTCGCAGACTTCCGGCCGGTGGAGGAGGCTCGTTCAAAACTCCGCCGCGCCGACGGAATGCCCGAACTAGCTCTGGAATCAACGCCGGACATCCTGGCAGGGGTCGCGGCGCTGGACGAGAGGCCCTTCCTGGTTGGTTTCGCCGCCGAGGCCGGATCACTCGACGGTGCAAAGCGCAAGGCCATGGAGAAGGGCGTCGATCTCCTGGTTGCCAACGACGTATCAGAAGCCGGCAGCGGATTCGGCACGGACACCAATCGGGTCACGATCTTCCGCCCCGACGGGGCCGCCGACGAGTGGCCGCTGCTGGCCAAGCGGCAGGTAGCCGAGCGCTTATGGGACCTCATTGCGCGAATCCGTCAGAGCTGA
- the metK gene encoding methionine adenosyltransferase: protein MRPWYFTSESVTEGHPDKVADRISDAVLDAVLEEDPNGRVACEVLVTGGLVVVAGEISSTFSPDLDAIARRVISDIGYTDARLGFAAETCRVQIEVQQQSPDIAGGVNLALEGRGGSHDQYDQLGAGDQGIMFGFASNETQELMPMPIQLAHRLAEQLAQVRKTGTLDYLRPDGKTQVSVEYLGAEPVRVSRLLISTQHSPDASLDTMEADLWKHVVDAVIPGELLDGATELFVNPSGRFELGGPAADTGVTGRKIVVDTYGGFARHGGGAFSGKDPTKVDRSASYAARYAAKNLVSAGLADKVELQIAYAIGRAKPFSVLVDTFGTERVPINELEHLVAETFDFRPAAIIDHLGLRAAIYEPTSVYGHFGRPQFSWEETDAVGALQAAAG, encoded by the coding sequence GTGCGACCCTGGTATTTCACCTCCGAATCCGTAACCGAAGGCCACCCCGACAAGGTGGCCGACCGGATCTCCGACGCAGTTCTCGACGCCGTGCTCGAGGAAGACCCCAACGGGCGCGTTGCCTGCGAGGTTCTGGTAACCGGCGGCCTGGTAGTGGTGGCCGGTGAGATAAGCTCGACCTTCTCCCCGGATCTGGATGCGATCGCCCGCAGGGTGATCAGCGACATCGGCTACACCGACGCAAGACTCGGATTCGCAGCTGAGACCTGCCGTGTGCAGATCGAGGTGCAGCAACAGAGCCCCGACATTGCGGGCGGCGTGAATCTGGCTCTGGAGGGCCGTGGAGGATCGCACGACCAATACGATCAGCTCGGTGCGGGCGATCAGGGGATCATGTTCGGTTTCGCCTCCAATGAGACCCAGGAATTGATGCCGATGCCGATACAGCTGGCCCATCGCCTTGCCGAGCAACTGGCCCAGGTTCGCAAGACCGGAACACTCGACTATCTCCGCCCGGACGGCAAGACGCAGGTCAGTGTCGAATACCTCGGTGCGGAGCCGGTGCGCGTTTCCAGACTCCTCATCTCGACCCAGCATTCCCCCGACGCGTCGCTCGATACGATGGAAGCGGACCTGTGGAAACATGTGGTCGACGCGGTCATTCCCGGCGAACTACTCGATGGTGCGACCGAACTCTTCGTCAATCCTTCCGGCCGTTTTGAGCTCGGTGGTCCGGCCGCAGACACCGGCGTGACCGGGAGAAAGATAGTCGTGGACACCTACGGGGGGTTCGCCAGACACGGCGGGGGTGCCTTCAGCGGCAAGGACCCCACAAAGGTCGATCGTTCGGCCTCCTACGCGGCCCGTTATGCGGCCAAGAACCTCGTGTCGGCGGGTCTGGCCGACAAGGTCGAGCTGCAAATCGCCTATGCGATCGGGCGCGCCAAACCGTTCTCCGTACTCGTCGACACGTTCGGCACCGAGAGAGTTCCCATCAACGAACTGGAGCATCTGGTGGCCGAGACGTTCGACTTCCGTCCGGCGGCGATCATCGATCACCTCGGTCTGCGGGCTGCGATCTACGAACCGACCTCCGTATACGGGCACTTCGGACGCCCGCAGTTCAGCTGGGAAGAGACCGACGCAGTGGGTGCTCTGCAAGCTGCTGCGGGATGA
- the def gene encoding peptide deformylase, with the protein MAIFPIRTFGDPVLRAVAAEVDEIDDGIRHLVDDMIETMYDAPGVGLAAPQIGISKRVFVFDWADGSGVHTVINPVMLEASGEWEFEEGCLSVPGRYWPIRRPAFARVRGLDLDGNEVEYSGDELLGRVLQHEFDHLEGMLLIERLERRVRKEALRDLRDEALGL; encoded by the coding sequence ATGGCCATCTTTCCCATACGCACCTTCGGAGATCCGGTGCTGCGCGCCGTCGCGGCAGAGGTCGATGAGATAGACGACGGTATCCGTCACCTGGTCGACGACATGATCGAAACCATGTACGACGCACCGGGGGTGGGATTGGCGGCGCCCCAGATCGGCATATCAAAGCGGGTCTTTGTCTTCGACTGGGCCGACGGATCGGGTGTGCACACGGTGATCAACCCGGTGATGCTCGAGGCGTCGGGTGAGTGGGAGTTCGAAGAGGGCTGTCTTTCGGTTCCCGGCAGATACTGGCCGATCCGCCGTCCGGCCTTTGCGAGGGTGCGAGGGCTGGACCTCGATGGAAACGAGGTGGAGTATTCCGGCGACGAGTTGCTGGGCCGTGTTCTCCAGCACGAGTTCGATCATCTCGAGGGGATGTTGCTGATCGAGAGACTCGAGAGGCGTGTCCGCAAGGAAGCTCTGCGGGACCTACGCGACGAGGCGCTGGGCCTTTGA
- the fmt gene encoding methionyl-tRNA formyltransferase, with protein sequence MFLGTPGSSVAALEATLRVSDVRLVVTQPDRPRGRSKTPQPSAVKEAALGLGLPVAEPSDRLELLAAVAQAAPFDIGVVVAFGMILSPSVLAIPRAGFVNVHFSLLPRWRGAAPVERAILAGDERTGVTLMAVESGLDTGPVISSREVPIEPGETSEALLDRLTELGVALLEEDMPGYASGALISTPQREDGVTYARKIETVEAHIPVESQAGTALRWIRAFNPRPGAFGILDGERFKVWEAKLAPVSDLEPGELRIVGGRLCLGLGEGALELLEVQPAGGRRMAAMDWARGRHGPPEYLH encoded by the coding sequence GTGTTTCTGGGAACACCAGGCTCATCTGTAGCGGCTCTGGAGGCGACTCTGCGCGTATCGGACGTTCGCCTGGTCGTCACACAGCCCGACCGGCCGCGCGGGCGATCCAAGACACCCCAGCCGTCGGCGGTGAAGGAGGCTGCGCTGGGCCTCGGTTTACCGGTGGCGGAACCTTCAGATCGCCTCGAGCTTCTGGCTGCCGTTGCGCAGGCTGCCCCTTTCGACATAGGTGTGGTTGTAGCTTTCGGAATGATTCTCTCGCCTTCCGTGCTGGCGATTCCGAGAGCGGGCTTCGTGAACGTTCACTTCTCGCTCCTGCCGCGGTGGCGCGGTGCAGCTCCGGTGGAGAGGGCGATCCTGGCCGGAGATGAGCGGACGGGTGTCACGCTGATGGCGGTGGAGAGCGGTCTCGACACCGGTCCCGTCATCAGCAGCAGGGAGGTTCCGATCGAGCCCGGGGAGACCTCCGAGGCGCTGCTCGATCGCCTGACCGAACTCGGCGTCGCCCTCCTGGAAGAGGACATGCCGGGCTATGCCTCCGGGGCTCTCATCTCGACCCCCCAGCGGGAGGACGGCGTCACGTATGCGCGCAAGATCGAAACGGTCGAGGCACATATCCCGGTCGAATCCCAGGCCGGCACGGCTTTGCGCTGGATCCGCGCCTTCAATCCCCGCCCGGGAGCGTTCGGGATACTCGACGGTGAACGTTTCAAGGTGTGGGAGGCCAAACTCGCTCCGGTCTCCGATCTCGAGCCCGGCGAGCTCCGAATCGTCGGCGGGCGCCTTTGCCTGGGACTGGGCGAGGGGGCACTCGAGCTGCTCGAGGTGCAGCCCGCCGGAGGCCGCAGGATGGCGGCCATGGACTGGGCCAGAGGCCGGCACGGCCCGCCGGAGTATCTTCATTGA
- a CDS encoding transcription antitermination factor NusB, giving the protein MKPGVQARREAATAVGRILRSGAYSNRLVDMSTLSQQDSDQFRFLTYTTLRHLKRIDEVVEEFSKRKIPKLDGEVADVLRVAVAELLYGRAPAHAVVDSAVESIKSGKRGKASGFVNGVLRAIVRDRDRLLPPIDPRSEYPEWMVEKLDAQWESSEVEAFLSASLADAPRQVRARPGRGTDGLSVIEAIPGAYEWVAGGELPEGFVVQDAASVAVGNAVPLHPGDLVLDMAAAPGGKAAHMRDRGARVVATDRNRRRVVDGRKRWPEIDWVVADGLDAPFKPGSFDHVLLDAPCSGLGTMRRRPEVRYRADRRSIVELGRRQRSMLDIALTLVRPGGTITYSVCTVTSEETVDVVADLPAEAPHGVPGKPWGNGLLLAPHLTGTDGMFISIVRRP; this is encoded by the coding sequence TTGAAACCCGGTGTTCAGGCTCGGCGGGAGGCGGCAACCGCCGTAGGCCGGATTCTTCGAAGCGGCGCCTACAGCAATCGTCTCGTAGACATGTCAACCCTGTCTCAACAGGATTCCGATCAGTTCCGGTTCCTCACCTATACGACACTTCGTCACTTGAAACGGATCGACGAAGTAGTCGAGGAATTCAGCAAGCGGAAGATCCCGAAACTCGATGGCGAGGTTGCGGACGTACTTCGGGTGGCGGTGGCCGAGTTGCTGTACGGTCGCGCACCGGCGCACGCGGTGGTGGATTCTGCGGTCGAGTCGATCAAGTCGGGAAAACGGGGCAAGGCTTCCGGTTTCGTCAACGGGGTTCTTCGGGCCATCGTGCGCGATCGTGACAGGCTCCTGCCTCCGATCGACCCGAGATCGGAATACCCGGAGTGGATGGTCGAGAAGCTGGATGCTCAGTGGGAGAGCAGTGAAGTAGAAGCCTTTCTCAGTGCATCGCTGGCGGATGCCCCTCGCCAGGTACGCGCACGGCCCGGCCGGGGAACCGACGGGCTGTCAGTGATCGAAGCGATACCCGGAGCTTACGAGTGGGTCGCCGGCGGCGAACTTCCGGAGGGTTTCGTGGTTCAGGATGCGGCCAGTGTTGCCGTCGGCAACGCGGTGCCGTTGCATCCGGGTGATCTGGTTCTGGATATGGCCGCCGCCCCGGGTGGCAAAGCAGCTCATATGCGTGACCGCGGGGCGAGGGTAGTGGCCACGGATCGGAACCGCCGGCGCGTGGTCGATGGTCGCAAGCGGTGGCCGGAGATCGACTGGGTGGTTGCGGACGGCCTCGATGCTCCCTTCAAGCCCGGGTCGTTCGATCACGTGTTGCTCGACGCGCCCTGTTCGGGTCTCGGCACGATGCGGCGCCGCCCGGAAGTCCGCTACCGGGCTGATCGCCGGTCGATCGTCGAACTGGGCAGACGACAGCGATCGATGCTCGACATCGCTCTCACGTTGGTGCGACCGGGTGGGACGATCACCTATTCCGTGTGCACGGTGACGTCGGAGGAGACGGTCGACGTTGTCGCAGACCTGCCGGCTGAGGCACCGCACGGGGTACCCGGCAAGCCCTGGGGCAACGGCCTCCTGCTGGCGCCGCACCTGACAGGTACCGACGGGATGTTCATCAGCATCGTGCGGCGTCCATGA
- the rpe gene encoding ribulose-phosphate 3-epimerase, protein MDNIKIAPSLLAADFANLAAQVALVEPYVDMLHLDIMDGHFVPNISFGMPVIESLRSHSNLLFDCHMMTTNPDVYFTELKEAGGDLAMIHIEAITDPTDAAAKAREAGLGFGLVLNPPTPFAAVEPFVELADMLLIMSVHPGFGGQSFMPEVLEKTESARKWVDEHRLSVDIQIDGGINPETARLAGQAGANVFVAGTAIFRADDPVAAVEELRQAVNGR, encoded by the coding sequence ATGGACAACATCAAGATCGCCCCCTCGCTACTGGCAGCCGACTTCGCCAACCTGGCCGCACAGGTGGCGTTGGTCGAACCCTATGTCGACATGCTGCATCTGGACATCATGGACGGTCATTTCGTGCCGAATATCTCATTCGGGATGCCCGTTATCGAATCTCTGCGCAGTCACTCCAACCTGCTATTCGATTGCCACATGATGACCACCAATCCCGACGTCTACTTCACGGAACTGAAAGAGGCGGGCGGGGATCTGGCGATGATCCACATAGAGGCAATCACGGATCCCACCGACGCAGCGGCGAAGGCGCGGGAGGCCGGACTTGGATTCGGCCTGGTTCTGAACCCTCCAACTCCCTTTGCAGCGGTCGAACCTTTCGTCGAACTGGCTGATATGTTGTTGATCATGTCCGTTCATCCGGGCTTCGGCGGGCAGTCATTCATGCCCGAGGTGCTCGAAAAGACCGAATCGGCAAGGAAATGGGTTGATGAACACCGTTTGAGTGTCGATATACAGATCGACGGAGGCATCAATCCGGAGACCGCTCGCCTGGCCGGACAGGCCGGGGCGAACGTTTTCGTGGCAGGCACGGCGATATTCCGAGCTGATGATCCCGTCGCCGCGGTCGAGGAACTGCGGCAGGCTGTCAACGGAAGATGA
- a CDS encoding response regulator, giving the protein MTARILVVDDDPDIVQFVRVNLELEGFEVSTAGDGHEAMSSALSGTPDVVVLDVMMPGMDGLNVLKQLRSHPAAANTSVILLTAKALPEDRVTGLDLGADDYITKPFDINELVARVKAVLRRTKALRDVSPLTGLPGNFRIASELEARIESGDRFALVYADLDNFKAYNDHYGFMRGDQVIKFTAHALLEAAAALADPSSFVGHIGGDDFVAIIHPDQAEAFCEEAISVFDDGVLDYYETADALRGYIEVTDRRGERHAFPVVSVSLGVATNTTREITSQWQASAIAVEMKEHAKRMSGSSYEIDRRMG; this is encoded by the coding sequence ATGACCGCACGGATCCTGGTCGTCGACGACGATCCAGACATTGTCCAGTTTGTCCGGGTGAACCTCGAACTCGAGGGTTTCGAGGTCAGCACAGCCGGTGACGGGCACGAGGCGATGAGCTCTGCTTTGTCCGGCACGCCGGACGTTGTCGTGCTCGACGTGATGATGCCCGGGATGGACGGGCTCAACGTCCTGAAACAGCTGCGGAGTCATCCGGCCGCCGCCAACACATCGGTGATCCTTCTCACCGCCAAAGCTCTGCCGGAGGATCGGGTCACCGGCCTCGATCTCGGCGCGGATGACTACATAACGAAGCCGTTCGACATCAACGAACTCGTAGCCAGGGTCAAGGCCGTTCTGCGTCGGACCAAGGCGCTGCGAGATGTCTCGCCGCTGACCGGTCTACCGGGCAACTTCAGGATCGCCAGTGAGTTGGAGGCCCGCATCGAATCCGGCGACCGTTTCGCGCTCGTCTATGCCGATCTCGACAACTTCAAGGCGTACAACGACCATTACGGGTTCATGCGGGGCGACCAGGTGATCAAGTTCACCGCACACGCGCTGCTGGAGGCAGCCGCGGCTCTCGCCGACCCTTCCTCGTTCGTCGGCCACATCGGCGGCGATGACTTCGTTGCCATCATTCATCCCGACCAGGCCGAGGCGTTCTGCGAGGAGGCCATCTCGGTCTTCGATGACGGCGTTCTCGACTATTACGAAACAGCGGATGCCTTGCGCGGATACATAGAAGTCACAGACAGGCGCGGGGAGCGACATGCGTTTCCGGTCGTTTCCGTCTCCCTCGGCGTCGCAACCAACACGACGAGGGAGATCACCTCGCAGTGGCAGGCATCGGCGATAGCAGTGGAGATGAAAGAGCACGCCAAGCGCATGTCCGGCTCCAGCTATGAAATCGACCGGAGAATGGGCTGA
- the ribD gene encoding bifunctional diaminohydroxyphosphoribosylaminopyrimidine deaminase/5-amino-6-(5-phosphoribosylamino)uracil reductase RibD, translating to MDLAIRLARQFRPHPNPRVGAVIVDQHGQLVGEGAHAGQGFPHAEVIAIAAAGERAVGSTMYVTLEPCNHTGETGPCASAIISAGIMNVVVGVQDPDRRVAGAGVAALRAAGISVEFDASAPGLRNLDPGYFHHRRTGRPRFTLKTALTLDGQVAAKDGSSQWITGEEARLDGHRLRAEADAVLVGAGTLLADDPRLDVRLPGYEGPQPRPIVIAGNRRLPETAQIFGRNPVVVSCGAIAQPGEELIVPTGEDGRPDLMMAAASLGRSGWVDVLVEGGPTLAGEFLAAGLIDRGVWYLASKLAGGTGHAAFSRDFERLSDTRRVEIVDVRKVGADLRVEFVMEDHVHRDS from the coding sequence ATGGATCTTGCGATTCGCCTGGCAAGGCAGTTCCGTCCCCATCCCAATCCGCGTGTCGGGGCCGTGATCGTCGACCAGCACGGGCAACTGGTGGGAGAGGGCGCCCACGCGGGACAAGGCTTCCCGCATGCGGAGGTGATCGCAATCGCGGCGGCCGGCGAGCGGGCCGTCGGATCCACTATGTACGTGACTCTGGAACCCTGCAACCACACCGGTGAGACCGGGCCGTGCGCGTCGGCCATCATTTCGGCGGGGATAATGAATGTGGTCGTCGGAGTTCAGGACCCAGACCGCAGGGTGGCAGGGGCCGGTGTAGCCGCCCTGCGAGCGGCCGGGATCTCGGTCGAGTTCGATGCATCGGCGCCGGGTTTGAGGAATCTGGACCCGGGGTATTTCCATCATCGAAGGACCGGACGTCCACGCTTCACTCTAAAGACGGCGCTCACCCTGGACGGGCAGGTTGCTGCCAAGGATGGATCTTCGCAATGGATCACCGGTGAGGAGGCACGCCTGGACGGGCATCGATTGCGGGCCGAAGCCGATGCCGTCCTCGTGGGGGCAGGCACGCTGCTTGCAGACGATCCCCGCCTGGATGTGCGCCTTCCGGGTTACGAGGGGCCACAGCCTCGTCCCATAGTCATCGCCGGGAATAGACGGCTGCCCGAAACGGCTCAGATATTTGGCAGGAATCCGGTCGTCGTCTCATGTGGTGCGATAGCGCAGCCGGGCGAGGAACTCATCGTTCCCACCGGAGAGGACGGCCGACCGGACCTCATGATGGCGGCCGCATCGCTCGGACGGTCGGGTTGGGTGGATGTACTGGTGGAAGGCGGGCCGACGCTGGCCGGCGAGTTCCTGGCAGCCGGCCTGATCGATCGAGGCGTCTGGTACCTGGCCTCAAAACTCGCCGGAGGTACAGGTCATGCAGCATTCAGCCGCGATTTTGAGAGGTTGTCGGATACTCGCCGGGTCGAGATCGTTGATGTTCGGAAGGTAGGAGCCGACCTGCGCGTCGAGTTCGTGATGGAGGACCATGTTCACCGGGATAGTTGA